Proteins from a genomic interval of Nitrospina gracilis Nb-211:
- a CDS encoding transglutaminase-like domain-containing protein, translating into MKNSPAGNDSRTTPENGNAEIDSLIRLMDDRDAFVRERVQVRLVELGEEALPFLEKARSVENLALRAEIAEVLKRIEPRLIGQEFEALAQTPASEDLDLEQGVCLIMRYGHPDADPVQVEEMLDSLAANLAPRIRAQAGGEELVRALTDFLFHEKGFHGNKTDYFNPNNSYFDTVLSEKAGIPITLSVLCILVGQRLDLPISGVGLPGHFVARCDTGKAPVFFDPFNDGRVITPAGCEEMVKGFGIQFEESFLLPVTNREILIRMLHNLIMIYNRTNDTDKAEQLTEYSRILMQRK; encoded by the coding sequence ATGAAAAATTCTCCGGCAGGCAACGACTCCAGGACCACCCCCGAAAACGGCAACGCGGAAATCGATTCCCTCATCCGCCTGATGGACGATCGAGACGCCTTTGTGCGCGAGCGTGTTCAGGTGCGGCTGGTGGAACTGGGTGAAGAAGCCCTGCCGTTTCTGGAAAAGGCGCGGAGTGTGGAGAATCTGGCCCTGCGTGCGGAAATCGCCGAGGTGCTGAAACGCATCGAGCCGCGCCTGATCGGGCAGGAGTTCGAAGCACTCGCACAAACTCCCGCCAGCGAGGACCTCGATCTGGAGCAGGGGGTGTGCCTCATCATGCGCTACGGTCACCCGGATGCGGACCCGGTGCAGGTGGAGGAGATGCTGGACAGCCTGGCGGCGAATCTCGCCCCGCGCATCCGTGCGCAGGCGGGCGGGGAGGAGCTGGTGCGGGCGCTCACCGATTTTCTGTTCCACGAAAAAGGATTTCACGGCAACAAGACCGATTACTTCAATCCGAACAACAGCTACTTCGACACCGTGCTCTCGGAGAAGGCGGGCATTCCCATCACGCTCTCCGTGCTGTGCATTCTGGTGGGACAGCGGCTGGATCTGCCGATCTCCGGCGTCGGTCTGCCGGGGCATTTTGTCGCCCGATGCGATACGGGCAAGGCCCCAGTGTTTTTCGATCCGTTCAATGACGGCCGGGTGATCACCCCCGCGGGATGTGAAGAGATGGTGAAAGGCTTCGGCATCCAATTCGAGGAAAGTTTTCTTTTGCCTGTCACCAACCGCGAGATCCTGATCCGCATGCTCCACAACCTGATCATGATCTACAACCGCACCAACGACACCGACAAGGCGGAACAGCTCACCGAGTACAGCCGCATCCTCATGCAGAGGAAATGA
- a CDS encoding outer membrane protein, which translates to MRRFLIAALTVLAFAAPGPADAASKKYFSLMIGPSFRTDADSSFSGSRVAGNPRGEQDVSIGGVGGAALGMYLPDNFRIEGEVAFRNNGVDEPLPAFRDWDVGAATLMVNGYYDIPVRHQIQPFVGLGMGLGLATSSLEDNFGFSDTDTDAVFAYQFIAGLQYRHNHRLSFFSSYRYFATTDPDFQFGGVRAQTDLDSHDLIFGVRFDFE; encoded by the coding sequence ATGCGACGTTTTTTGATTGCGGCCCTGACAGTTCTCGCTTTCGCCGCCCCCGGGCCGGCGGACGCGGCAAGCAAAAAATACTTCAGCCTGATGATCGGTCCTTCGTTCCGCACCGATGCGGACTCCTCGTTCAGCGGATCCCGCGTGGCGGGCAACCCCCGCGGCGAGCAGGATGTGAGCATCGGCGGCGTGGGCGGCGCGGCGCTGGGTATGTACCTGCCGGACAACTTCCGCATTGAGGGCGAGGTTGCCTTCCGCAACAACGGTGTGGACGAGCCCCTTCCCGCATTCCGGGACTGGGACGTGGGCGCGGCCACGCTGATGGTCAACGGCTATTACGACATCCCCGTCCGGCATCAGATTCAGCCTTTCGTGGGCCTCGGTATGGGGCTTGGCCTGGCCACGTCCTCTCTCGAAGACAACTTCGGTTTTTCCGACACCGATACCGATGCGGTGTTCGCTTACCAGTTCATCGCGGGCCTGCAGTACCGCCACAATCACCGGCTGTCCTTCTTTTCTTCGTACCGTTACTTCGCCACCACCGATCCGGATTTCCAGTTCGGCGGCGTGCGCGCGCAAACGGACCTGGACAGCCACGACCTGATTTTCGGCGTGCGATTCGATTTTGAGTAA
- a CDS encoding radical SAM protein, whose protein sequence is MIIFKIHSRCNLDCSYCYMYRHHDDSYLRKPKQVPWPVVEQVAEMIDSHCRSHDLHQFTISLHGGEPLLVGKEYLDRMLCFFRAQISDVQLKFSLQTNAVLVDEEWIEIFNKHDVAVCASIDGPEQANVLRLTHDGQSSWQQTVNGIRQLQEGCEQFAGVLTVVNPAADGRRVVSFLINELKARWFDLLLPDYSHDSIPENFQKIQAGLRNFMIGAFDEWFLYALEDGVQCRLFDNLLARLMGESSHIDTIGHDGASAINVETDGTLEPHDALRVCQGFDRTTGIVAGAGALDRIGQSDSYVTALQKTREIPDKCRTCFEFDICKGGHVIHRWSRSKGFANPSVHCDVLYGLIRHVQTRLGGMLLSQDAQTVCQGLTITPHPRPS, encoded by the coding sequence ATGATTATTTTTAAGATTCATTCCCGTTGCAATCTGGATTGTAGCTATTGCTACATGTATCGGCATCATGACGACTCCTACCTGAGAAAGCCGAAACAGGTTCCCTGGCCGGTCGTGGAGCAGGTGGCAGAAATGATCGACAGCCATTGCCGCAGTCATGACTTACATCAGTTCACCATCAGTCTCCACGGCGGCGAACCTCTATTGGTGGGAAAAGAGTATTTGGACCGGATGCTCTGTTTTTTTCGGGCGCAAATATCCGATGTGCAATTGAAATTCTCCCTGCAAACCAATGCGGTTCTGGTGGATGAAGAGTGGATTGAAATCTTCAACAAGCACGATGTGGCTGTTTGCGCGAGCATCGATGGCCCCGAACAGGCCAACGTTTTGCGCCTGACCCATGATGGCCAAAGTTCCTGGCAACAGACGGTGAACGGCATAAGGCAACTTCAGGAGGGCTGTGAACAGTTTGCCGGCGTGTTGACGGTGGTCAACCCGGCGGCAGATGGCCGGCGCGTCGTTTCTTTTCTTATAAATGAACTGAAAGCTCGATGGTTCGATCTGCTGTTGCCGGACTATTCCCATGACAGCATTCCGGAAAACTTTCAAAAAATTCAGGCCGGCTTGCGGAATTTTATGATCGGAGCCTTTGATGAGTGGTTTCTGTATGCTTTGGAAGATGGTGTGCAATGCCGACTGTTTGATAACCTGTTAGCCCGCCTGATGGGAGAGAGCAGTCATATCGACACCATCGGCCATGATGGCGCCTCCGCAATCAATGTTGAAACCGATGGGACACTGGAACCTCATGACGCTTTGCGGGTTTGTCAGGGATTTGACCGTACGACAGGTATTGTTGCGGGGGCGGGCGCTTTGGATAGGATTGGCCAGTCGGACAGCTACGTTACGGCATTACAAAAAACCCGGGAGATTCCTGATAAATGCAGAACCTGTTTTGAGTTTGATATATGTAAAGGCGGTCACGTAATCCATCGCTGGAGCCGCAGTAAAGGCTTTGCCAACCCATCCGTGCATTGCGATGTTCTATACGGCTTGATCAGACATGTTCAAACTCGTTTGGGCGGTATGTTGCTCAGCCAGGATGCCCAAACCGTATGTCAGGGTCTTACGATCACACCCCACCCTCGGCCTTCATAA
- a CDS encoding MlaC/ttg2D family ABC transporter substrate-binding protein, with protein MIPRSISWKAEVALILVLLWSFPHFAFSGIRSHDKPVHLSPASLSTSKELSNILVSGFAFSQPARMLKETIHRVLEVVTEEELKKDAEQRRMVLRRVIHDRLNFNRFAQSTLQGHWQARTFAEKQRFVALLQKLLEQSFLQFIENYQEGTLHYLQESVKGEFALVKTRVVTPADTVSIDYRMVLENGEWQVFDFHIDGVSIARNYRAQFQKILKREPFQNLLDRLEDQTA; from the coding sequence ATGATTCCGCGTTCGATTTCCTGGAAAGCGGAGGTCGCTTTGATTTTGGTTTTGTTGTGGTCGTTTCCGCACTTCGCGTTTTCCGGCATCCGCAGTCACGACAAACCCGTGCATCTGTCGCCCGCGTCGCTTAGCACATCGAAAGAATTGTCCAACATTCTGGTGAGTGGTTTTGCATTTTCCCAGCCCGCGCGCATGTTGAAGGAAACCATTCATCGCGTGCTGGAGGTGGTGACCGAGGAAGAACTGAAGAAGGATGCGGAGCAACGCCGCATGGTGTTGCGCCGGGTCATTCACGATCGGCTGAATTTCAACCGGTTTGCGCAGTCCACCCTGCAAGGGCACTGGCAGGCGCGCACGTTTGCAGAGAAGCAGCGCTTTGTGGCCCTGCTGCAGAAACTGCTGGAACAGTCTTTTCTGCAATTCATTGAAAATTATCAGGAAGGCACCCTGCACTACCTGCAGGAAAGCGTGAAAGGCGAATTTGCGCTGGTCAAAACCCGCGTCGTCACCCCCGCCGACACGGTTTCCATCGACTACCGCATGGTGCTTGAAAACGGGGAGTGGCAGGTGTTCGATTTTCATATCGACGGCGTCAGCATCGCCCGCAACTACCGCGCGCAGTTTCAGAAAATCCTGAAACGCGAACCCTTCCAGAACCTGCTGGACCGCCTCGAAGACCAGACGGCATAG
- a CDS encoding STAS-like domain-containing protein produces the protein MEDELFINLYQYIGEDMLVGRTSPDGSPSAESLRKYILDNWDKYAKISISFELIVKITRTFYDEAFAKLLEDKTLDEFNAKIYFPDAKESFVKEMNQAFKLRLKIIAAKKEREAEAGDGLGL, from the coding sequence ATGGAGGATGAACTGTTCATCAATCTGTACCAGTACATCGGCGAGGACATGCTGGTCGGGCGCACCTCTCCGGACGGGTCCCCGTCCGCCGAGTCTCTCCGGAAGTACATTCTCGACAACTGGGACAAGTACGCGAAGATTTCCATTTCCTTTGAGTTGATTGTCAAAATCACGCGCACGTTTTACGATGAAGCGTTTGCCAAGCTTCTGGAGGACAAGACGCTCGATGAGTTCAACGCAAAGATTTATTTTCCGGATGCCAAGGAATCGTTCGTCAAGGAGATGAACCAGGCATTCAAACTGCGTCTGAAGATCATTGCTGCGAAGAAGGAAAGAGAAGCAGAAGCCGGAGACGGGCTGGGGTTGTGA
- a CDS encoding LLM class flavin-dependent oxidoreductase, producing the protein MMEFGLSFLPDCSPDNKSGAQYFQESIDLSVEAEKLGYAYSKITEHYLHPYGGYCPDPLMFLSAVAARTSRLRLMTGGIIAPYSHPIQIASKIAMADAISNGRIEAGFVRGYLPFEYDSLGIPMDESKARHAATVKAVDLLLHNKKVSIQNDYFAFADATILPRPTQPRIPIWHASISRSSIEFAAANGYDVALVLAFKHPASIRGAIDQYRRENPAGRVCVFAPLVLDTDQNRAESIGNEHLKRYHSVWADAAASWIGRTSRDFDPMYGSLTNAIQTVPVEAMRELRTTYFGTPDDVRRRLDEMIEIIEPSRILWNVDIGSMPMDLSLQTIRLFADSIMSHYQ; encoded by the coding sequence ATGATGGAATTTGGACTTTCATTTTTGCCGGATTGCAGTCCTGACAACAAAAGTGGCGCTCAATATTTTCAGGAAAGCATCGACTTATCGGTTGAGGCGGAGAAGTTGGGTTATGCCTACAGCAAAATCACCGAACATTATCTGCATCCCTATGGCGGCTACTGCCCGGACCCTCTGATGTTTCTATCCGCGGTAGCGGCCAGGACCAGCCGACTGCGTTTGATGACAGGCGGTATCATCGCACCATACAGTCACCCCATTCAAATCGCGTCCAAAATCGCCATGGCAGATGCCATCAGCAACGGTCGAATTGAAGCCGGGTTCGTTCGGGGATACCTGCCTTTCGAATATGATTCATTGGGCATCCCTATGGACGAGAGCAAAGCCCGTCACGCCGCAACCGTCAAAGCCGTCGACCTGTTACTGCATAACAAAAAGGTCAGCATTCAGAATGATTATTTTGCGTTTGCCGATGCCACGATTCTCCCGAGGCCGACGCAACCGAGGATTCCCATCTGGCACGCCAGCATTTCCCGTAGCAGTATCGAGTTTGCGGCGGCGAATGGTTATGACGTGGCGCTGGTCCTGGCATTCAAACACCCGGCTTCGATTCGTGGTGCGATAGATCAGTACCGTCGGGAAAATCCCGCAGGACGTGTTTGTGTGTTTGCGCCCCTGGTGCTGGATACCGATCAGAATCGGGCGGAATCGATCGGCAATGAGCATTTAAAACGATACCACTCCGTCTGGGCCGATGCGGCCGCTTCATGGATTGGCCGGACTTCCAGGGATTTCGATCCCATGTACGGCAGTCTGACAAATGCCATCCAGACTGTGCCCGTCGAGGCCATGCGGGAATTGCGGACCACCTATTTCGGCACGCCGGATGATGTGCGGCGCCGTCTCGATGAAATGATTGAAATCATCGAACCTTCACGCATTTTGTGGAATGTGGATATCGGCTCCATGCCGATGGACCTTTCTCTTCAAACTATACGTTTGTTTGCGGATTCGATCATGAGCCACTATCAGTGA
- a CDS encoding peptidylprolyl isomerase, protein MANATAVIETVHGTIELEFFEDKAPGHVQNFKDLAQKGFYDGTTFHRVIPGFMIQGGDPNSRNEDRSRHGTGGPGYTIDAEFNDVSHKRGILSMARSQNPNSAGSQFFIVVNDSTFLDRQYTAFGRVTSGMEVADKIVNEPRDHNDNPHSRMEIKSITIKEG, encoded by the coding sequence ATGGCAAATGCAACAGCGGTGATCGAAACCGTTCACGGGACCATCGAACTGGAATTTTTCGAGGACAAGGCCCCGGGGCACGTGCAGAATTTCAAGGACCTTGCCCAGAAGGGGTTTTATGACGGCACCACCTTTCACCGGGTGATCCCCGGCTTCATGATCCAGGGAGGCGATCCCAACAGCCGCAATGAGGACCGCTCGCGGCACGGCACCGGCGGGCCGGGTTACACCATCGACGCCGAGTTCAACGACGTCAGCCACAAACGCGGAATCCTGTCCATGGCGCGCTCGCAGAATCCGAACAGCGCCGGCTCGCAGTTTTTCATCGTGGTCAATGACTCCACGTTTCTCGACAGGCAGTACACCGCCTTCGGCCGCGTGACCTCGGGCATGGAGGTGGCGGACAAAATCGTGAACGAACCGCGCGATCACAACGACAATCCCCATTCGCGCATGGAGATCAAATCCATCACTATCAAGGAAGGCTGA
- a CDS encoding outer membrane protein, with amino-acid sequence MKRFAVWMAGWILVLGATTAWAGSPYVSGKVGGTGKFDNTLGAATLEFNTGISFLGAAGYEFDRPYRVELELGYNRNSFEGLNPQTSVSSAGSFSAFTTMVNAYFDVPLKIREHKLPVEPYIGAGIGLAVVRVQTKSANFVGNVPDSNTDVVGAWQAMVGFQTDLNPDWTLTGEFRLQYLQDPNLTLGGLNLDTSYETQQVLFGVRYRF; translated from the coding sequence ATGAAGCGATTTGCAGTATGGATGGCAGGATGGATTCTGGTATTGGGAGCAACCACCGCGTGGGCGGGCAGTCCCTACGTTTCGGGCAAGGTCGGCGGAACCGGCAAGTTCGATAACACGCTGGGAGCGGCCACGCTTGAGTTCAATACGGGGATCAGCTTTCTCGGCGCGGCGGGATATGAGTTTGACAGACCGTACCGTGTGGAACTCGAGCTGGGATACAACCGCAATTCCTTCGAGGGCCTGAACCCCCAAACCAGTGTCTCCTCAGCCGGCAGTTTCTCCGCCTTCACCACCATGGTCAACGCATATTTCGATGTCCCGCTCAAAATCCGGGAACACAAATTGCCGGTGGAACCTTATATCGGCGCGGGCATCGGCCTGGCCGTGGTGCGGGTGCAGACCAAGTCCGCCAACTTCGTCGGCAACGTTCCCGATTCGAACACCGACGTGGTCGGCGCCTGGCAGGCGATGGTTGGTTTCCAAACCGATCTCAACCCGGATTGGACGCTCACCGGCGAGTTCCGCCTGCAATACCTGCAGGATCCCAACCTGACTCTGGGCGGACTCAACCTGGATACTTCTTATGAAACGCAGCAAGTCCTGTTCGGTGTGCGTTACCGTTTCTGA
- a CDS encoding transglutaminase TgpA family protein gives MRVRTYFITFNYLLALLAVTCLLMGEVIELSFGILVLTTLGAFWILEWNKKIPVMPHRLFSLWKIGVVALPAVYFVFQPEMLNLVTGFLLFVLLTRFLYKTELNDYLYGYLVSIVCLLIGAIFTQDLVFAFMFLAFYLILCWALMFYHMIVEKVGSRATPQDFRFAGEADSARGSLFGLSSFMILVSLGITATIFLTFPRFGLGFLELASSSSPVTGFSDQVRLGDVGEIKQNQSVVMRVEFTRHGQPYRPKSKVLWRGVALDHYDGQMWRSTMPMVWRSRHRPGTNTVLFHVPNPKDVVEQEIYMESFDSPVIFTHGVVMKIDGTFERIQMDNGQVFKTTDNHMGPRRFSMISDLGADYHAFRLPVQPDLSFLRNGPTPHLQLPQLSDQLHQFAPTLVNDSDPEELKASKILNHLQHFNYSMNMKRETRLSAIDEFLFVRKEGHCEYFASAMVLLLRLNGVPARMVNGFMGTEWNEMGNYMIVRQAHAHSWVEAYIPGKGWKTYDPTPPDPAAGLNRLNALSRTYDMMRLYWQRYVVKYSARDQVRVVEFFNRGAHRLTDQFKKLRSVSMDEVLQFFKNRSEIWLGLLVLAVLLIGLLRSPFWRGWSWMPKPPYAAQLYRKMLRKLEKRGIHKPASSTHLEFLERLTGLAPDKRNCVREITGLYERYRFGRDFVSKQQIEHMEKLVRQL, from the coding sequence ATGCGCGTGAGAACGTACTTCATCACCTTCAATTACCTGCTGGCGTTGCTCGCGGTGACCTGCCTGCTTATGGGAGAGGTGATCGAACTTTCCTTCGGGATTCTGGTGCTCACCACGCTGGGGGCGTTCTGGATACTGGAATGGAACAAGAAAATTCCGGTGATGCCTCACCGACTGTTTTCCCTGTGGAAGATCGGAGTCGTCGCCCTGCCTGCGGTTTACTTTGTATTTCAGCCGGAGATGTTGAACCTGGTGACGGGATTCCTGCTGTTCGTCCTGCTCACCCGGTTTTTGTACAAAACGGAATTGAACGACTACCTTTACGGATACCTGGTGTCCATCGTCTGCCTGTTGATCGGCGCCATCTTCACGCAGGACCTGGTGTTCGCCTTCATGTTCCTCGCGTTTTACCTGATTTTGTGCTGGGCGCTGATGTTCTACCACATGATCGTGGAAAAGGTGGGAAGCCGCGCCACCCCACAGGATTTCCGCTTTGCAGGGGAGGCGGACTCCGCGCGCGGCTCGCTGTTCGGCCTGTCTTCGTTCATGATCCTGGTCAGCCTGGGGATCACCGCCACCATCTTTCTCACGTTTCCGCGCTTCGGCCTGGGGTTTCTGGAACTGGCCAGCAGCAGTTCGCCGGTCACGGGGTTTTCCGATCAGGTGCGGCTGGGAGACGTGGGCGAGATCAAACAAAACCAGAGCGTCGTCATGCGGGTGGAATTCACCCGCCACGGACAACCCTACCGGCCGAAATCGAAAGTGCTCTGGCGCGGCGTGGCGCTGGACCACTATGACGGGCAGATGTGGAGATCGACCATGCCCATGGTGTGGCGTTCCCGCCACCGGCCCGGCACCAATACCGTTCTCTTTCACGTGCCCAATCCCAAGGATGTGGTGGAGCAGGAAATCTACATGGAATCGTTCGACTCGCCGGTCATCTTCACCCACGGCGTGGTGATGAAAATAGACGGCACCTTCGAACGCATCCAGATGGACAACGGCCAGGTGTTCAAAACCACCGACAATCACATGGGGCCGCGCCGGTTTTCCATGATCTCGGACCTGGGGGCGGACTACCATGCGTTTCGCCTGCCCGTGCAACCGGACCTGAGTTTTTTGCGAAACGGCCCGACTCCCCATCTGCAACTGCCCCAGCTTAGCGATCAACTGCACCAGTTTGCGCCCACACTGGTGAACGACTCGGACCCCGAGGAACTCAAGGCATCAAAAATCCTGAACCACCTCCAGCACTTCAACTATTCGATGAACATGAAGCGGGAAACCCGGCTTTCCGCCATTGATGAGTTTCTGTTCGTGCGCAAGGAAGGTCATTGCGAGTACTTTGCGTCGGCCATGGTGCTCCTGCTCCGCCTCAACGGGGTGCCCGCACGGATGGTGAACGGCTTCATGGGAACGGAATGGAACGAGATGGGAAACTACATGATCGTCCGTCAGGCGCACGCGCATTCCTGGGTGGAGGCCTACATCCCCGGTAAAGGATGGAAGACGTACGACCCCACCCCGCCAGACCCGGCCGCGGGGCTCAACCGCCTCAACGCGCTGTCCCGAACTTACGACATGATGCGCCTGTACTGGCAGAGGTACGTCGTCAAATACTCCGCGCGCGACCAGGTGCGGGTGGTCGAGTTTTTCAACCGCGGTGCGCACCGTCTTACCGACCAGTTCAAAAAACTCCGTTCGGTGTCGATGGACGAGGTCCTTCAATTTTTCAAGAACCGGTCGGAAATCTGGTTGGGCCTGCTGGTCCTGGCAGTGCTTCTAATCGGACTCCTGCGCTCGCCGTTCTGGCGGGGATGGTCCTGGATGCCCAAGCCGCCTTACGCGGCTCAACTCTATCGCAAGATGCTCCGCAAACTGGAAAAGCGGGGCATCCACAAACCTGCATCTTCCACGCATCTGGAGTTTCTCGAACGCCTGACCGGCCTCGCCCCGGACAAGCGGAATTGCGTGCGCGAGATCACCGGATTGTACGAACGGTACCGGTTCGGCCGGGACTTCGTCTCCAAACAGCAGATCGAACATATGGAAAAACTGGTGCGCCAGTTGTGA
- a CDS encoding peroxiredoxin codes for MAIRLGDTAPDFSAETTEGKINFHEWLGDSWGIFFSHPKDYTPVCTTELGRVANLKKEFEKRNVKVIALSVDPLDSHKGWINDINETQNCTMNYPIIADPERKISQMYDMIHPNALDNMTVRSVFIIGPDKKVKLTLTYPASTGRNFDELLRVIDSLQLTANYSVATPADWKNGEDCVVVPAIKTEDIPAKFPKGFKEIKPYLRMTPQPNL; via the coding sequence ATGGCTATTCGACTGGGAGACACCGCGCCGGACTTCTCGGCGGAAACCACGGAAGGAAAGATCAATTTTCACGAATGGCTAGGGGATAGCTGGGGCATCTTTTTTTCGCATCCCAAGGACTACACTCCGGTCTGCACGACGGAACTGGGACGGGTGGCCAATTTGAAGAAGGAATTCGAGAAGCGCAACGTGAAGGTCATAGCCCTCAGCGTCGATCCCCTCGACAGCCACAAGGGCTGGATCAACGATATCAATGAAACGCAGAACTGCACGATGAACTACCCGATCATTGCCGATCCGGAGCGCAAAATCTCGCAGATGTACGACATGATTCACCCCAACGCGCTGGACAACATGACGGTCCGCTCCGTGTTCATCATCGGTCCGGACAAGAAAGTGAAGCTGACGCTCACGTATCCGGCCTCCACGGGCCGCAACTTCGACGAACTCCTGCGCGTCATCGACTCTTTGCAACTGACCGCCAACTACAGCGTGGCCACGCCCGCCGACTGGAAAAACGGCGAGGACTGTGTGGTGGTTCCGGCGATCAAGACGGAAGATATTCCGGCGAAGTTCCCGAAAGGCTTCAAAGAGATCAAGCCGTACCTGCGGATGACGCCGCAACCGAACCTGTAA
- a CDS encoding SagB family peptide dehydrogenase, with translation MEEQIQFRSSVQVAVNDDPPAVQVDGEGFYASRFTGKTAVILAGLICEGCFSRNEIIRVAEERHGVIPFSTMMFLADLDKINALQVCMSFEDPELTFVVDETKCSDQLNGKPEDDSTLYVASRFHLTRFDGHEWIVESAHGDGRIRSRTPQPLNLLGLFSEPRSLQSVVDTHSGSVREWSRSLCQALVSVRILVQPESEEQAALRLWDFHDLLFQSRSRIGRTINPGLRLFRFKEDPGIPPLPKERPFEGTRMPLCRDDTCSHEASRPLRQVMQSRRSATQFPESGLTVEQLGRFLDRCNGNVPVPESAKAVQASNRFLGNGKYDFVKKIYPSAGGIYELELFLVVQQCEGIDSGLYYHDANSHELVLIRSMDASLRHLTELQAVQGSMPGVLIMLASRFGRLSYKYESFAYSLTLRNAGVLTAYLYLIAEDMGLSGCAYGTGNAEWFTRLTNTNWYEYAYVSDFGLGAGNKERE, from the coding sequence ATGGAAGAACAGATTCAGTTTCGATCCTCCGTTCAGGTTGCCGTCAACGACGATCCACCTGCCGTTCAAGTGGATGGCGAGGGTTTCTATGCCTCGCGGTTCACGGGCAAGACGGCCGTCATATTGGCCGGGCTCATTTGCGAAGGATGTTTCTCCCGCAATGAAATCATCAGGGTCGCGGAAGAACGTCATGGCGTGATTCCATTCAGCACAATGATGTTTCTTGCAGACCTGGATAAAATAAATGCGCTTCAGGTCTGCATGAGCTTTGAAGATCCGGAACTGACGTTTGTCGTGGATGAAACCAAATGCTCGGATCAACTGAATGGCAAACCGGAAGACGATTCAACTCTTTATGTCGCCTCTCGCTTTCACTTGACCCGCTTTGATGGGCACGAATGGATCGTTGAATCCGCTCACGGCGATGGCCGCATCCGCAGTCGTACCCCTCAGCCATTAAACCTTTTGGGACTATTTTCAGAACCGAGATCCCTCCAGTCTGTTGTGGATACCCATAGCGGTTCCGTGCGGGAATGGAGCCGGTCTCTATGCCAGGCATTAGTGAGCGTCCGGATATTGGTTCAGCCGGAGAGTGAAGAGCAGGCGGCGCTCAGGCTATGGGATTTCCATGATTTGTTATTTCAAAGCCGGTCCCGTATCGGGCGCACCATCAACCCCGGGCTTAGACTGTTCCGCTTCAAAGAGGATCCGGGCATCCCACCTTTACCGAAAGAGCGCCCGTTCGAAGGAACACGCATGCCCCTTTGCCGGGACGACACCTGTTCGCATGAAGCCTCCCGCCCTCTCAGGCAGGTCATGCAAAGCCGTCGATCTGCCACCCAGTTTCCAGAGTCGGGATTGACGGTTGAGCAGTTGGGTCGATTTCTGGATCGATGCAACGGGAATGTGCCCGTCCCGGAGAGTGCGAAAGCAGTGCAGGCCAGCAATCGTTTTCTGGGGAATGGCAAATATGATTTCGTCAAAAAAATCTATCCCTCTGCCGGCGGAATTTATGAGCTGGAACTGTTCCTGGTTGTCCAGCAATGTGAGGGCATCGATAGCGGACTCTATTATCATGATGCCAACAGCCATGAGCTGGTGCTCATCCGGTCGATGGATGCCAGCTTACGTCACCTTACTGAATTGCAGGCCGTTCAAGGATCCATGCCCGGTGTCCTGATCATGCTGGCTTCCCGTTTTGGCCGCCTGTCTTACAAATATGAATCCTTTGCTTATTCTCTGACACTGCGCAATGCCGGTGTGCTCACAGCATATCTCTATTTGATTGCGGAGGATATGGGGTTGTCGGGATGTGCTTATGGCACGGGCAACGCGGAATGGTTTACGCGGCTGACAAACACCAACTGGTATGAATACGCCTATGTCTCAGATTTTGGTCTTGGGGCTGGAAACAAGGAACGTGAATGA
- a CDS encoding peptidylprolyl isomerase: MSTTAWAGDIAVIQTKFGDMKIEFFEDKAPGHVKNFKDLAKKGFYDGTLFHRVIPGFMIQGGDPNTKSQPREMHGMGGPGYTINAEFNDIPHDRGIVSMARSQDPNSAGSQFFIVVKDAHFLDGNYTVFGRVVEGMEVADKIVSQRRDHNDNPFDSISMKVIIKDK; this comes from the coding sequence ATGTCCACCACCGCCTGGGCGGGTGACATTGCGGTCATTCAAACCAAATTCGGCGACATGAAGATCGAATTTTTTGAAGACAAGGCCCCGGGGCATGTGAAGAACTTCAAGGACCTCGCCAAAAAAGGGTTTTATGATGGAACCTTGTTCCACCGCGTGATCCCCGGTTTCATGATTCAGGGCGGCGACCCCAACACCAAAAGCCAGCCCCGCGAGATGCACGGCATGGGCGGCCCCGGCTACACCATCAATGCGGAGTTCAACGACATCCCGCACGACCGCGGCATTGTGTCCATGGCGCGCTCGCAGGACCCGAACAGCGCCGGCTCCCAGTTTTTCATCGTCGTCAAGGATGCGCATTTTCTGGACGGAAACTACACGGTGTTCGGCCGGGTGGTCGAAGGCATGGAGGTTGCGGACAAGATTGTCAGCCAGCGCCGCGATCACAACGACAACCCGTTCGATTCTATTTCGATGAAAGTCATCATCAAGGACAAATAA